A single window of Candidatus Marsarchaeota archaeon DNA harbors:
- a CDS encoding SMC-Scp complex subunit ScpB produces the protein MAPEGGRDEYKKLIEAALFAAGRAMSVEEIAEATGIASSGYIVSALDELAKDYAARGSTAIMLSSIGGKYMLALKEPYASKVKGLAGAPDISRPALRILAYISKNEPIMQSALVGLFGPSVYEHMKELLDKDFVKAERSGRSKRISTTLKFKEYFGV, from the coding sequence TTGGCTCCAGAAGGCGGCAGAGATGAATACAAAAAGCTCATAGAAGCTGCGCTGTTCGCTGCAGGCAGGGCCATGAGCGTTGAGGAGATAGCAGAGGCCACAGGCATAGCCTCAAGCGGCTACATAGTAAGCGCGCTTGACGAGCTTGCAAAGGATTACGCTGCACGCGGCAGCACAGCCATAATGCTTTCCAGCATTGGCGGTAAATACATGCTTGCGCTTAAGGAGCCGTACGCCAGCAAGGTAAAGGGCCTTGCCGGAGCGCCAGATATATCCAGGCCTGCACTGCGCATACTTGCATACATCAGCAAGAACGAGCCAATAATGCAAAGCGCGCTGGTCGGCCTGTTCGGTCCCTCTGTGTACGAGCATATGAAAGAATTGCTGGACAAGGATTTTGTAAAGGCGGAGAGGTCAGGCAGGTCAAAAAGGATAAGCACCACGCTAAAATTCAAGGAGTATTTCGGCGTATAG